Below is a window of Arthrobacter sp. SLBN-112 DNA.
GCGTGGGGCTCAGCAGGAATAAGAGCGTCGCTGTCCGCGACGGCATAGTGGAATTGACTCTTCCTCCCGTCTCCTGGACTTCCGTGAACCTGGGCTAAGCGCCCAGTTGTGTCCGAATCACACCGTGCTGCACCGGTCCTGGCCAGCCCAGGTGATCCTCCAGGCGACCACGACCTTAACTGTCCCCGATGCATTGCTTCGGGCTGCACCAGAGGGTATTTTCAGGACAGGTCCAAGGGCGGCCGCCCTTGGATGAAATCCGCCGACTCCGGGGGTGTCCGTGATGGTTCTGCGACCTTTATCTGCGACTGAACGGGCTGAGGCCCTGGGCAAGGCGGCAGCGGCAAGGGCCACCCGGGCAGCGGCCAAGGAAAGCCTTCGAAACGGGAACAGGTCCGCGGCGGACATCATCGGCTCAGCCCTTGAGGACGACGCCCTTGCCCGGATGAAGGTGTCCGAACTGCTCGAGGCACTTCCCGGCATCGGGAAGGTCCGTGCCGCGGCCATCATGCAGCAGCTGGGCATCGCGGCTTCCCGCCGGGTCCGCGGGCTGGGCGTCCACCAGCGGCGGGCGCTGGTAGATTTTATAGACGAGCATTAGCGCGGGCTCGGCGCCTGCGCTTCCCCAACCTCCAGCAAAAGGAATACGTGAGCAAGAAACCCGGACTGACAGTCCTCGCAGGTCCGACGGCTGTTGGCAAAGGCACCGTGTCCACCTACATCCGGGACAACTACCCCGAAGTCTGGCTTTCCGTCTCGGCCACCACCCGCGCCCCCAGGCCGGGTGAAGAGGACGGTGTCCACTACTTTTTCAAGTCCAAG
It encodes the following:
- the mihF gene encoding integration host factor, actinobacterial type gives rise to the protein MVLRPLSATERAEALGKAAAARATRAAAKESLRNGNRSAADIIGSALEDDALARMKVSELLEALPGIGKVRAAAIMQQLGIAASRRVRGLGVHQRRALVDFIDEH